One genomic window of Plasmodium falciparum 3D7 genome assembly, chromosome: 10 includes the following:
- a CDS encoding protein ARV1, putative encodes MICIKCGSSNSNLYTVYNKNNIRLNECNRCNKICDEYVEKNRFIIFLNILFLKPEIYRHIVFNRIKYHDKFINNFFLKMIIIFLIINAYLHPNFERENIKNTGILSNIFFMENNFEEYIQGTDKYKNDCSSYTLFIYKYDDKHKLYGLYNIFNNYNMSNLVNIHKNKYLTCIVNNKFSDYNLCIVNRQFKAEDDYDKELINIFINNNGKYIKKYNTTVSTNSKLHKDHINKNNINNDNNNNNINNNINNDNNNNNINNNINNDNIYTSYKDNRNNKNIWYETNFFKKISGSQILYYILHFINKSISKIKYILKYDSIFYFKKNNTLLKNNIINLKNPEEYNDLFQIINILVYYNIHNYKIVLEPKEKENLNIDFIFKFIKNIFFYNQFIQKKNYIQSQTNTYMNDPKKKNDLQNNCVHQSEISTFNNFTSTNNHIKNQDNNKKMCHNNNDNLHNIYPFDDLCNEFLKNINSTLNKKMAEITKKQNKIQDTFQIKQISMYSKLLFSELDNEKYILKICNSTFSFKKFKTVIISYITYFLFLCIFTYFFKLYQQHKYNIKITMVKYNYLFMLFVLSNYPLVIYFILKIFNYNYINIYLNIYTIVCNIIAYHIFISTDQNYICYSIFSVLTSYLLKYLVMLKIINYI; translated from the coding sequence ATGATATGCATAAAATGTGGAAGTTCCAATAGTAATTTATATactgtatataataaaaacaatattaGATTAAATGAATGCAATCGATGTAATAAGATATGTGATGAATATGTAGAGAAGAAtcgttttataatatttttgaatatattattccttAAGCCTGAGATATATAGACATATAGTTTTTAATCGTATAAAATATCATgacaaatttattaataatttttttttaaaaatgataattatatttttaataattaatgcTTATTTGCATCCAAATTTCGAGAgagagaatataaaaaatactggtattttatcaaatatattttttatggaaaataattttgaagAATATATACAAGGAACtgataaatataagaatGACTGTTCGTCTTATACACTTTTTATctataaatatgatgataaacataaattgtatggtttatataatatatttaataattataatatgagtAACTTagttaatatacataaaaataaatatcttaCATGCattgttaataataaatttagtGATTATAATTTGTGTATAGTTAATAGACAATTTAAAGCAGAAGATGATTATGataaagaattaataaatatatttattaataataatggaaaatatattaagaaatataatacaacTGTTTCTACAAATAGTAAGTTACATAAGGATCAcataaataagaataatataaataatgataataataataataatataaataataatataaataatgataataataataataatataaataataatataaataatgataatatctATACCTCCTATAAAGACAATAGAAATAACAAAAACATATGGTATGaaacaaatttttttaaaaaaatttcaggatcacaaatattatattatatattacattttataaataaatctatatcaaaaataaaatacatattaaaatatgattccattttttattttaaaaagaataataccttactcaaaaataatataataaatttaaaaaatccaGAGGAatataatgatttatttcaaataataaatattcttgtttattataatatacataactACAAAATTGTTCTAGAaccaaaagaaaaagaaaatctaAATAtagattttatttttaaatttattaaaaatatctttttttataatcaatttattcaaaaaaaaaattatatacaaagtcaaacaaatacatatatgaacgatccaaaaaaaaaaaacgaccTTCAAAATAATTGTGTACATCAAAGTGAAATCTCCACATTCAATAATTTCACATCAAcaaataatcatattaaaaatcaggacaacaataaaaaaatgtgtcataataataatgataatcttcataatatatatccatttGATGACTTATGTaatgaatttttaaaaaatattaattcaacactaaataaaaaaatggcagaaataacaaaaaaacaaaataaaattcaaGATACCTTTCAAATCAAACAAATTAGTATGTATTCAAAACTTCTATTTTCAGAAttagataatgaaaaatatattttaaaaatttgtaATTCAACATTCTCCTTTAAGAAATTTAAAACAGTTATTATTAGTTATattacttattttttattcttatgtaTCTTTACTTATTTCTTCAAATTATATCaacaacataaatataatattaaaattacaatggttaaatataattatctttTTATGCTTTTTGTACTTAGTAATTATCCACTAGTCATTTATTTCATACTTAAAATAttcaattataattatataaacatttatttaaacatatacacaattgtatgtaatattatagcATACCATATCTTTATATCTACTGACcaaaattatatttgttattctATATTTTCTGTCCTTACTAgctatttattaaaatatctaGTAATgcttaaaattattaattacatataa
- a CDS encoding proteasome subunit beta type-5 → MVIASDESFMNEIDNLINDVEDERIDNDELEFCVAPVNVPRNFIKYAQTQNKKLFDFHKGTTTLAFKFKDGIIVAVDSRASMGSFISSQNVEKIIEINKNILGTMAGGAADCLYWEKYLGKIIKIYELRNNEKISVRAASTILSNILYQYKGYGLCCGIILSGYDHTGFNMFYVDDSGKKVEGNLFSCGSGSTYAYSILDSAYDYNLNLDQAVELARNAIYHATFRDGGSGGKVRVFHIHKNGYDKIIEGEDVFDLHYHYTNPEQKDQYVM, encoded by the coding sequence atggtaatAGCAAGTGATGAAAGCTTTATGAATGAAAttgataatttaataaatgatgTGGAAGATGAAAGAATAGATAATGATGAATTAGAGTTTTGTGTAGCTCCAGTGAATGTACCaagaaattttataaaatatgcaCAAACTcaaaataagaaattatttGATTTTCATAAAGGTACTACAACTTTAGcatttaaatttaaagatGGGATAATAGTTGCAGTAGATTCCCGAGCATCTATGGGATCTTTTATATCTTCACAGAATGTTGAAAAGATtattgaaataaataaaaatatattaggaACAATGGCAGGAGGAGCTGCTGATTGCTTATATTGGGAAAAATATTTaggtaaaataataaagatttaTGAATTAAGAAATAACGAAAAAATATCAGTACGTGCAGCTAGTACTATAttaagtaatatattatatcaatataaaGGATATGGTTTGTGTTGTGGTATTATTTTAAGTGGTTATGATCATACCGGatttaatatgttttatgTTGATGATTCAGGAAAAAAAGTGGAAGGAAATTTATTCAGTTGTGGTAGTGGTAGTACATATGCTTATTCTATTTTAGATTCAgcatatgattataatttaaatctAGACCAAGCTGTTGAATTAGCTAGAAATGCAATTTATCATGCTACTTTTAGAGATGGTGGTTCAGGAGGAAAAGTAAGAGTTTTTCATATTCACAAAAATGGATATGACAAAATAATTGAAGGAGAAGATGTTTTCGATTTACATTACCATTATACTAATCCTGAACAAAAGGATCAATATGTTATgtga
- a CDS encoding heptatricopeptide repeat-containing protein, putative, whose amino-acid sequence MLMFMNVFKRNTGGHTIKYLRLQNRFISNLRGNGLYKKEREECVSYENGFVNISRMNSSVLCIFSNMLLKENVQNNLLWKRIEKRSYELINDFEVNEIASFLFCLSKVRYDTNLYDNFIPLIKRKCEYFNTSNLAMLISTYSKKKRKKNNKTEDDSIIMLLKNELKKKVHTIYNIVEISMILNALVKSNIKDNDLYAKLSNIIIDNVMYNNVHIRDLCVITYCYANILYNNDNLFIILSQRINQLIEQANLVDLCRILYSYMRIKKNYNHILKSCTIQIKDVMYNRSSISDVINCIHFLPNLKEIIDNEQEEENTFFEDYYNGNKGIGNDKICDNTYNINCTNVHNMNHPILYDRTCNYHIDYFNLYNYVIHTFNKYFISYIHMLTSKQISNILYIYSRYNILICPSTVHVFIEKIKNMQLTKELKIYILYSLSILLKNYELKKYILKYDEKKNNTPKSYDMENDVSKSDKSHACMDDNILNSYAINNSFENNKSCDIFKKKQHNVNIYNFYELDINKIFFMKPNPEHIIKENENIQNRKNNFLYINNYNFVKLKNNLIDCLILWEQDINDYINNHDFSLTQDVIRRVLNIFLILNYSHASVIYSIRNYVILNYKNINEHNAYMIMYYFQQLNKLNDDDDFAEILTCKMKSLK is encoded by the coding sequence ATGCTTATGTTTATGAATGTGTTTAAAAGAAACACAGGAGGTCATACAATTAAATATTTGCGTTTGCAGAATCGATTCATTTCAAATCTTAGAGGGAATGGGttatacaaaaaagaaagagaAGAATGTGTATCATATGAAAATGGATTTGTAAATATAAGTCGTATGAATTCTTCTGTTCtttgtattttttcaaatatgttattaaaagaaaatgtacaaaataatttattatggaAAAGAATTGAAAAACGATCTTATGAACTAATAAATGATTTTGAAGTTAATGAAATtgcttcatttttattttgtttaagtAAAGTTAGATATGAtacaaatttatatgataattttattcctttaataaaaaggaaatgtGAGTATTTTAATACGTCTAATTTGGCCATGTTAATTTCTACatattccaaaaaaaaaagaaaaaaaaacaacaaaacAGAAGATGATTCTATTataatgttattaaaaaatgaattaaaaaaaaaggtacaCACAATATATAACATTGTAGAAATATCTATGATTTTGAATGCTTTAGTAAAATCTAATATTAAGGATAATGATTTATATGCTAAACTTAGTAACATTATTATTGATAATGTAATGTATAATAATGTTCACATTAGAGATTTATGTGTAATTACATATTGTTATGccaacatattatataataatgacaatctatttataatattatctcAAAGAATTAATCAATTAATAGAACAAGCCAATCTAGTAGACTTATGtagaatattatattcatatatgagaataaaaaaaaactataaccatattttaaaatcttGTACAATACAAATTAAAGATGTTATGTATAATAGAAGCTCGATCTCTGATGTAATTAAttgtattcattttttaccAAATCTAAAGGAAATCATAGATAATGAgcaagaagaagaaaatacaTTTTTCGAAGATTACTACAATGGGAATAAAGGAATTGggaatgataaaatatgtgataatacatataatataaattgtaCTAATGTTCATAATATGAATCATCCAATATTATATGACAGAACGTGTAATTATCATATTGATTATttcaatttatataattatgtaatacatacattcaataaatattttattagttatatacatatgttaaCATCAAAACAAataagtaatatattatatatatattcaagaTACAATATATTGATTTGTCCTTCCACAGTACATGTTTTTAtcgaaaaaattaaaaacatgCAGTTGacaaaagaattaaaaatatacattctTTATTCATTATCCatacttttaaaaaattatgaattaaaaaaatatatattaaagtatgacgaaaaaaaaaataacacacCAAAAAGTTATGACATGGAAAATGATGTGTCCAAATCTGATAAATCTCATGCTTGTatggatgataatatattaaatagttATGCAATAAACAATTCATTTGAGAATAATAAATCAtgtgatatatttaaaaaaaaacaacataaTGTTAAcatatacaatttttatgaattggacataaataaaattttttttatgaaaccCAATCCtgaacatattataaaagaaaatgaaaatattcaaaataggaaaaataatttcttatatataaataattacaattttgtaaaattaaaaaataatttaattgatTGTTTAATTTTATGGGAACAGGACattaatgattatataaataaccaTGACTTTAGTTTAACTCAAGATGTTATAAGAAGAgtgttaaatatttttttaattttaaattacTCACACGCAAGtgttatatatagtataagAAATTATGTTATacttaattataaaaatataaatgaacataatGCATATATGATcatgtattattttcaacAATTAAACAAGTTAAATGATGATGACGACTTTGCTGAAATTTTGACTTGTAAAATGAAGTcattaaaatga
- a CDS encoding DNA repair protein RAD23, putative: MKIKVRTLQNNEEEINVDPDDSILDLKKKVEVVLADMPSDKQKLIFSGKILKDEDKATDILKDNDTVIVMVTRRIINKNNQKEDINKESLSKIENNNNNNNNKSDDNINVTTSNTEEQKENKENKNDNTNDNIYNSFNNAESMLLTGDKLKESIDNICAMGFEKEQVKKAMILAYNNPNRAIDYLTNGFPNENVNVNVNENINNESNFSNLLNSENNPLLEENSSHPLSSNEETFRNSTFFNAIRDMALSNPQRLPELLQMIGRTDPSFLEYIRQNQTEFLAALQNYGNNINDHEEHSDDNLDNADDENAIQNDSFLQDVGQQVLSDPNNENINIPITPLNENEMESIKKLESLGFPKHVALEAFIACDKNEEMAANYLFENMNDFTSE; the protein is encoded by the coding sequence atgaaaataaaagtaagaACACTACAAAACAACGAAGAGGAAATTAATGTAGACCCTGATGATAGTATActtgatttaaaaaaaaaagtggaaGTAGTTTTAGCAGACATGCCAAGTGATAAACAGAAATTAATATTCAGCgggaaaatattaaaagatgaAGACAAAGCAacagatatattaaaagataatgaTACAGTTATTGTAATGGTTACTAgaagaattattaataaaaataatcaaaaggaagatattaataaagaatCATTAAGTAagatagaaaataataataataataataataacaaatctgatgataatattaatgtaaCTACATCAAATACAGAAGAACAAAAGGAgaataaggaaaataaaaatgataatacaaatgataatatatataatagttttAATAATGCTGAATCTATGCTATTAACAGgagataaattaaaagaatccatagataatatatgtgCTATGGGATTTGAAAAAGAACAAGTAAAAAAAGCAATGATACTTGCATATAATAATCCGAATAGAGCTATTGATTATTTAACTAATGGATTTCCAAATGAAAATGTAAATGTTAatgtaaatgaaaatataaataatgaatctaatttttctaatttattaaattctgAAAATAATCCTTTATTAGAAGAAAATTCATCACATCCATTATCATCAAATGAAGAAACTTTTAGAAATTCCACATTTTTTAATGCCATCAGAGATATGGCATTATCCAATCCACAAAGATTACCAGAACTTTTACAAATGATTGGAAGAACAGATCCATCTTTTTTAGAATACATCAGACAAAACCAAACCGAATTCTTAGCAGCTCTTCAAAATTatggaaataatataaatgatcatGAAGAACATTCAGATGATAATCTGGACAATGCAGATGATGAAAATGCTATACAAAATGATTCATTTCTACAAGATGTAGGACAACAAGTTTTATCAGATcctaataatgaaaatattaatatacctATTACACctttaaatgaaaatgaaatggaaagtattaaaaaattagaatCATTAGGATTCCCAAAACATGTAGCACTCGAAGCATTTATAGCTtgtgataaaaatgaagaaatggCTGCAAACTATCtttttgaaaatatgaaCGATTTTACAtcagaataa
- a CDS encoding PRE-binding protein, which translates to MGRKATTSSILEEKPVNKNSGVVNNMKDALMNDKKQGGSKLNEKKGSKVTELTSNAHMNGSIQKKKEENELENNKKLNHKNNLEENCVIKSKEVVKGGDQKNEGQAKKKNNNNNNNNKKKGTKENDMDKINQSGNTNDDKKKANKNNTTEGNEKNKGSNNKKYVGNKDENMKVELMDVTKNNNSTNTGINNSSNNNNNNKKKNNNNNNNNNNNNNKNKNNNNNNNIISNNNNNNNNNSDVKKDWKKEIKLKEDERKKSENDLKKKFVKLNKADNYKNINDKKEAEIKKKIEIENFISTINSTISRFNGQTTRPINMKLSSADMENKCKDAKSKKKKINPKNLEEIEEANTYINYLEEQLSITKNYENFKNFQNRLISLRKICEEKLKENLKSMNETKIQEKKLRFVDKIIKMKKEKQNVDITEADIIRKDYAIPTDTYNILMKPYNFLNRIQTKYFVYVDNNKLSLTNNNNMMNNNNNNNNNNNNNNNTFINSYDNKTNLHIAGCKDDIEQFISYLQNVNFNSENKNFVHLNNKIFKIMLNMYDGSFKKMEEDTNVFVHVDNDMLYYCGMKDDIENLKELIEKATNNEKNLLNKNISKNIKLDSILARGFNKSILKEIETNTNTLIRMNYDAKTFDASATIKGSKNSDIEEAEEKLNEILKNLDSEFVPFEEKEIFSLYKKCSYELNEIRKNLNLFIIRQDNGLSLVGKKDNITKALEILEYSKNIISNKTVKKKLTEEEAFLFNSNYRGQIKAKTGAEVKIFNKTNHKELNISGNKNDIDKALEMIEELLKKRKCTQVDINEKVIALLLSSKAQKIKDIEKDTCTSIQINKTSHVAQIYGHEDNIHLAKDVLENLVQSEGKEGKEGKFIPNNLYVTVEMNVETEHIGSVIGKKGRTINKIQEDTFAKKIHIDKENKKIYIHGTQKTVDAAQKEIQKILNRSKEEMSNNNNNNNSSSNGGAFNNSYHESRYNNRHSNNSSSAHHRKSHKSTSRSAPRSSHKSESKSKGVYINTNDEKAFPSLHDVTNMQSKKNKKLSQSNQTTNTKKHEQAPQIDKQTNKNEEDKENQPKNEVHAETDVTKNETQEKEEQQQEKKKDKQEENQELNQTEKEQEKEQEKEQEKEQEKEQEKEQEKQSNEN; encoded by the coding sequence ATGGGAAGGAAAGCTACCACTTCATCCATATTAGAAGAAAAACCTGTAAACAAAAATAGCGGAgttgtaaataatatgaaggaTGCCCTTATGAATGACAAAAAACAAGGAGGATCAAAattgaatgaaaaaaaaggaagtaAAGTGACGGAGTTAACAAGTAATGCTCATATGAATGGAAGTATACAAAAGAAGAAggaagaaaatgaattagaaaataataagaaattgaatcataaaaataatctgGAAGAAAATTGTGTTATTAAAAGTAAAGAGGTTGTTAAAGGAGGAGACCAAAAAAATGAGGGACAAGctaagaaaaagaataataataataataataataataagaagaaagGGACAAAAGAAAATGACATGGATAAAATAAACCAATCTGGAAATACAAATGACGATAAAAAGAaagcaaataaaaataatacaactgaaggaaatgaaaaaaataaaggttcaaataataagaaatatgtAGGAAATAAGGACGAAAATATGAAAGTAGAATTAATGGatgtaacaaaaaataataacagtaCAAATACTGGTATTAACAACAGcagcaataataataataataataaaaaaaaaaataataataataataataataataataacaataataacaagaataaaaataacaacaacaataataatattattagcaataataacaataataacaataacaatagTGATGTAAAGAAAGATTGGAAGaaagaaattaaattaaaagaagatgaaaggaaaaaaagCGAAAATGATCTTAAGAAGAAATTTGTTAAACTTAACAAAGcagataattataaaaacattaatgataaaaaagaagcagaaataaaaaagaaaatagaaATTGAGAATTTCATTAGTACCATTAATTCAACTATATCAAGATTTAATGGTCAAACCACGAGAccaataaatatgaaattatCATCGGCTGATATggaaaataaatgtaaagaTGCGAAAtccaaaaagaaaaaaataaatccaAAGAATTTAGAAGAAATTGAAGAAgctaatacatatattaattatttagaaGAACAATTAAgtattacaaaaaattatgaaaattttaaaaattttcaaaatagATTAATAAgtttaagaaaaatatgtgaagagaaattaaaagaaaatttaaaaagtatGAATGAAACTAAAattcaagaaaaaaaattaagatttgttgataaaattattaaaatgaaaaaagaaaaacaaaatgttGATATAACAGAAGCAgatattataagaaaagaTTATGCCATACCAACTgacacatataatattctaaTGAAAccatataattttcttaatCGTATccaaacaaaatattttgtatatgtagataataataaattatccttaaccaataataataacatgatgaacaacaacaacaacaacaacaacaataataataataacaacaacacgtttattaattcttatgataataaaacaaatttacACATAGCTGGATGTAAAGATGATATTGAAcaatttatttcttatttacaaaatgtaaattttaattcagaaaataaaaatttcgtacacctaaataataaaatttttaaaattatgcTTAATATGTATGATGgaagttttaaaaaaatggaagAAGATACAAATGTTTTTGTTCACGTGGATAatgatatgttatattattgtgGTATGAAAGATGATATTGAgaatttaaaagaattaattgAAAAAGCTAcgaataatgaaaagaatttacttaataaaaatatatccaaAAATATTAAACTCGATTCCATATTAGCTAGAGGATTTAATAAAAGTATCTTGAAAGAAATAGAAACCAACACAAACACATTGATAAGAATGAATTATGATGCAAAAACTTTTGATGCATCAGCTACTATTAAAGGTAGTAAAAATAGTGATATTGAAGAGGcagaagaaaaattaaatgaaatattaaaaaatttagatTCTGAATTCGTTCCttttgaagaaaaagaaatcttttctttatataaaaaatgttcttatgaattaaatgaaatacgtaaaaatttaaatttatttattatacgtCAAGATAATGGTTTGAGCTTGGTCggaaaaaaagataatataacaaaGGCTTTGGAAATATTAGAATATTCGAAAAATATCATATCTAATAAGactgtaaaaaaaaaattaacagaAGAGGAGGCCTTCTTGTTTAATTCGAATTACAGAGGACAAATCAAAGCAAAAACTGGAGCAGAggttaaaatatttaacaaaACAAATCAcaaagaattaaatataagtggaaataaaaatgatatagatAAAGCATTAGAAATGATtgaagaattattaaaaaaaagaaagtgtACTCAAGTggatattaatgaaaaagttatagcattattattatcttccaaagcacaaaaaattaaagatatCGAAAAAGATACATGTACAAgtattcaaataaataaaactagCCATGTAGCACAAATTTATGGACATGAAGATAATATACATCTAGCTAAAGATGTTTTAGAAAATTTAGTTCAATCAGAAGGTAAAGAAGGAAAAGAAGGAAAATTCATaccaaataatttatatgtaaccGTAGAAATGAATGTAGAAACTGAACATATCGGTAGTGTTATAGGTAAAAAGGGTAGAAccataaataaaattcaaGAAGATACTTTTGCAAAAAAAATCCATattgataaagaaaataaaaaaatatatatacatggaACACAAAAAACAGTAGATGCAGCAcaaaaagaaatacaaaaaattctAAATAGATCCAAAGAAGAAAtgtcaaataataataataataataatagtagtagtaatggTGGTGCATTCAATAATTCTTATCATGAATCTAGATATAATAACAGACATTCTAATAATTCGTCATCTGCACATCATAGAAAATCACACAAAAGTACATCTAGATCCGCACCCAGATCTAGTCACAAGTCAGAATCGAAGAGTAAAGGTGTCtatattaatacaaatgatgaaaaagcTTTCCCAAGTCTTCATGATGTCACCAATATGCAAtccaaaaaaaacaaaaagctATCACAAAGTAACCAAACAACCAATACTAAGAAACATGAACAAGCACCACAAATAGACAagcaaacaaacaaaaatgaagaagacaAGGAAAACCAACCCAAAAATGAAGTGCATGCAGAAACGGATGtaacaaaaaatgaaacacaagaaaaagaagaacagcaacaagaaaagaaaaaagacaAACAGGAAGAAAATCAAGAACTAAACCAAACGGAAAAGGAACAAGAAAAGGAACAAGAAAAGGAACAAGAAAAGGAACAAGAAAAGGAACAAGAAAAGGAACAAGAAAAACAATCAAatgaaaattaa
- a CDS encoding heme oxygenase: MIRKIIILMFTFFSNIHNEKIYHHKQRRKFLKGPLGYLNRNVIQKKHYNLYAKKFINYKEIQIQRINDYRKRSGVDKNNINYNLRDTYNYHETHLFVRNEVLPTLAKIENENLKEKEKNKEIFRNINDYNSNFTRQTFLQFLMDLYNIFLKIDDLFLENKTYFSILIYNGPMQLTNHLYDDIIYVSSVVENSDDVSPSEYCMEYISHLENLCEENKLSFLAHAYVFYKNFHLSKEHLLKSICKYLNIIKKLKSSTYVADVENFEFCLNKMSRKWSRWEKDNFLASLHNATNKMMILTKHFEKVKS, encoded by the exons ATGATAAGGAagattattatattgatgtttacatttttttcgaACATACATAATGAAAAGATATATCATCATAAACAGAGAAGGAAGTTTTTGAAAGGCCCATTAGGATATTTAAATAGAAATGTCATccaaaaaaaacattataatCTTTATGCTAAGAAATTTATAAACTATAAAGAAATTCAAATACAAAGAATAAACGATTATAGGAAAAGAAGTGGAGTagacaaaaataatataaactatAATTTGAgagatacatataattacCACGAAACTCA ccTTTTTGTAAGAAATGAAGTGCTACCGACGTTAGCCaaaatagaaaatgaaaatttaaaagagaaagaaaaaaacaaggaaatttttagaaatataaatgattataattctAATTTTACCAGACAA ACATTTTTACAATTTCTTATGGACTTATACAACATTTTCTTAAAAATTGACGACCTTTTCTTGGAAAACaaaacatatttttcaatCCTTATTTATAATGGTCCTATGCAGTTGACAAACCATTTGtatgatgatattatatatgtgtcaTCAGTAGTTGag aataGTGATGATGTATCACCCAGTGAATATTGTATGGAATATATTTCTCATCTTGAGAACTTatgtgaagaaaataaactaa gcTTTCTAGCACATGcttatgtattttataaaaatttccACTTGTCAAAAGAACATCTTTTGAAAAGTATATgcaaatatttaaatataattaaaaaattgaaatCCTCAACTTATGTTGCTGATGTTGAAAATTTTGAG tTTTGCCTTAACAAGATGAGTAGGAAATGGAGTAGATGGGAAAAGGATAATTTTTTGGCTAGTCTTCATAATGCCACAAataaaatgatgatattaaCTAAACATTTCGAAAAAGTaaaatcataa